TAATCGATGAAGCTCCGCAGACCCTAAACTATCTGTGCAAGCCCTGCCAAGACCATTTTTCGGGTGTACTGGAATACTTAGACACTCTGGGTATTACCTACGAACTGAACCCTAGGTTGGTTAGGGGGCTAGACTACTACAACCGAACTGTATTTGAGTTTTACGGTGAACGTGAGGGCTCACAGAGCAGTTTGGGCGGCGGCGGGCGGTTCGACGGCTTGGCTGAAGCCCTGGGTGGCAAGCCGGTTGCAGCTGCCGGCTTTGGCTTGGGGATAGAGAGGCTGATATTGGAATTGGAAGAAAAAGGCATACAGTTGCCTACCCGCCCCAAGCTGAAGGTCTTTGTGGCCAGCCTTGGTGAGCCGGCTAGACTGCAGGCGTTCACTTTAATTGAGCAGTTGCTAGATAGTGGCATTGGAACAGTCGGTACAGTTGATAAAGACAGTATTGGCGGGCAACTAGAAAAGGCCAACAAGACCGGAGTGCCATACGCAATTATTATCGGCCAGAAGGAAGTTAAGGAAGAAACAGTGATTTTGCGCGATATGAGGTCGGGTGCTCAGGAAATGATTCCGGTGGGCGGAGTAATTAAAGAGCTGCATAAGAGGGTTTAAGATGCGTGAGTGCCTTTTTTGTGCTATTGCCGAAGATTCTAAGAATCTTGTCTGGGAGAATGAGCAGTTCGCGGCCTTCCGTGACCTTCACCCCAAAGCCAAAACACACTTACTGGTGATACCAAAAGAGCATATTGATACCCTGGATGACCTGGAGCATGATCATATTGCATCGGGTTTAATTCGAGCTGTCAGGGAGGTTGCCTCCAGCAACGGCTTAAAGGGTAGATATAGGGTACAAATTAACGTTGGCCGATTGGGCGGGCAGGAAATAGACCACCTCCATGTGCACCTACTAGCAGATTAGGGTTGAGCCGGCAGGTAAAACCCTGTATTATTTGTAGGTTATATATCTGATAAGGAAAATTACTTGCTACAAGTAACCCGAAAAGACGAAAAAGAGTCTCTAGAAAACCTGATTCGCCGCTTTAATAAGAAAGTGCAGCAATCGGGTGTTTTGGGCATAGCCCGGCGCAAACGTTACTACGAAAAGCCAATTAGCAAGCGCGATCAGCGCGAGATTGCACTGCGTAAGCGGGCTCGTAAGGATGCTAAAGCCAAGTTGTACCTCGGAAAATAATGAGCTTAGTTAACCAAATAGAAAATGACATTACAGCCGCAATGAAGGGTGGGGATATCGCTCGCACAGCGGCTCTTCGTTTGCTCAAAAACAGTCTTAAAAACGAGCAGATTAAGCTTGGCCGTGAGCTAGCGGAGGAAGATGCCATAAAGGTCCTGGCCCGCGAGGCCAAGCAGCGCCAGGAATCGATTAGTTCATACGAACAAGCCGGCCGCACCGAGCTGGCTCAAACCGAAAAAGAAGAATTAGATATTATTCGCACCTA
This portion of the Candidatus Dormiibacterota bacterium genome encodes:
- a CDS encoding GatB/YqeY domain-containing protein, coding for MSLVNQIENDITAAMKGGDIARTAALRLLKNSLKNEQIKLGRELAEEDAIKVLAREAKQRQESISSYEQAGRTELAQTEKEELDIIRTYLPAQLSEEEIAKLVDEAIAEAGVKDASQIGAAISSVMQKAAGSADGATVARIVRQRLS
- a CDS encoding HIT domain-containing protein, producing MRECLFCAIAEDSKNLVWENEQFAAFRDLHPKAKTHLLVIPKEHIDTLDDLEHDHIASGLIRAVREVASSNGLKGRYRVQINVGRLGGQEIDHLHVHLLAD
- the rpsU gene encoding 30S ribosomal protein S21, whose translation is MLQVTRKDEKESLENLIRRFNKKVQQSGVLGIARRKRYYEKPISKRDQREIALRKRARKDAKAKLYLGK